The Vanessa tameamea isolate UH-Manoa-2023 chromosome 31, ilVanTame1 primary haplotype, whole genome shotgun sequence genome includes the window ataataatatttattcaacattaaagataataaaaggataattaatagtgaaaataataaaataaataaaacgaaccccaaattaaaaaggaaaaagaaTTTTCGCGACAAACTTAATCGGCCTCTGCCTCCGCCTCAACTGTAActcgttcaaaaaaaaaactatacagaCAGACtctatacatttatatagtagtatagtCTATCATTTGCGCAATCACATGTTCTTACTGTAaaccaatttttataaagatcggttcaaccgttcttgagttatagcggaacatacaaacagacagataaaaattcaaaattggtAAAACTGATATCAGTGAGTCATAACACGAATGTTTTTgacgaaatttgataaaaaaaattgatcgtTCAGACAGACtacaaatttatatagatagtatagagATGAATTCGAAAGAAGATCTTTTAAGttgcttacagtagagtgaactgataGAAATCATCACGTAAGGAAAATGAGTAATGCCTCCTCCAGACGACCTTTTGATTTATTTCTCTTCTCACTTTCCactatatacggttttatataatattatcgaaCCTTATATTTTTGTAGATAACATTACatcagcaatattttgtaactaatataaatatacaacgcataaaaataaagatatccaTTATTCGCGGCAAATCTCGTCTTGTCACTAcagttttgttattgttttaatctaGAATAACTCTTTGCCTCTAAGTGTTGTCAATTCTAaatctctaaatatatttaaaaaacgattaagAACCCATATATTAGAGGATTTCACTGATCTTGTTTGATATCactactgtttattatttgtaatatcttaattgtagttataattttaaaatttcctttgTAAGCGAACTTTGTTCTTTTTGGAAATAAACTTCTTTAAACCATAAACCATAGacggtatatttaataaaaatatttaccataaaaatattctcaaacgatgtttatttatttcattgtcccATAGAAAGCCACTGCGTTCATATGACacctatctttttttttttcagattcgAATGCCCAATATGTAACAGAGTGTGCCCGAATCAAAGATCACTAGCGTCCCACATCCAAACAGTCCACTCGTCCACTAAGGACTACACCTGTACGCTATGTCCAGCTCGTTACAGCAGTCGGAAGTCCCTCGTGAGGCACATTGGCACACATAACAAGAAGCCCGAAATCAAAATGGCGATCTGTCACTTGTGTGGTAACACCTTTAAGGTGAGCTcttctaaaaacatttttttatactttataccaaaatatgttaaaaaataaaataaatctatctatactaatattataaatacgaaagtaactctgtctggaatgttacgctttcacggccaaaacactgaaccgaatttgatgaaattttatataaagtaagctTAAACCCCAAGAACTAAACAGTAGTCTGTAAGATTTTTAGaaagtataaatttaagataaagtTTCGAACTATTTCAATTTCAGGGTACCAATAAACTGAACAGGCATTTAAAACAAGTTTGTGAGAAGACAAAGTTGGAAGAAGAGATTTCAGCTTTGTATtattgatgatttaaaaaaaaaatatatatataatctgtgatAACTGATATGTCAAAatgacatttgaaataaatgtttgaaaaattaattgttttttatttaaataatatgataatggaGACCGAACTGCAATtcgttataagtatttatacattgcacgttttttatctataattttatgaatgaacTAAGCAATGTTAGGCATAAATTGAGGTCTTTGCgtgatggaaataaaaaaaaacaacaaaaatttatttcaattttgcaataaattaaaacattgcaGGGCAGCAAACGATATAAGACTATAACCCTCCATTGCttgaactattattttattcaaaacgtCACTGCATTTCGTCAAGGAACATTTCTTTTCCAAGGCACCTTCACAGATATCAGTTTTCGTCAAATTCCACTTTTTCCGCCAAATCTCTGTCAACGAACTCTTTTTCAAAATCCTCTTCTCGTCTTGCGACGTTTGCGAACTGTTCTGACTCAATAAATTCTTATAACGATTATTTCTCTTCAAtaaatcttctaaaatatagaatatataacaaatattttcggATTTGTCCGTGTGTTGAATTTCAAACGAATCGTTTAAGTTATCCAACGTCTTTTCTAATAtagttgttattttttctattgaatattttattatatgtaatgatCGATTGAGAAATAGGAAACGCTGTACTATTTCATCTTTGTTTAGctaaaagaaatgtttattttttttaaataaagaaattataaatgtttttttttttatcatatctgtaggcggtcgagcaaatgtcaccaccacccatagacaatggcgttgtaagaaatattaaccattccttacatcaccgatgcgccaccgaccttgacgactaagatgttacgtcccttgtgcctgtagttacactggctcactcacccttcaaaccggaacacaacaatactgagtactgctgtttggcggtataatatctgatgagaatatataatgataaataattaatgtataataaactctattccaaccataagagaaaagcaaaataaacaagatttgGCAGAAAATTGTTGCGATattggtaaatattatattggggcttgattaatctatgatattcactatggatttgggacaaaatggcgttttgaacgtcgacgaaactattaCCGGAATTTTGAAAGTGGAAATATGTAGTttagtgcaatagtgttgtattataaataaagatataataatcataaactcttactTATGGTGTatgattaatatctttattaacataaattagatttacgtattccatgcgatttgctagtTGCTCTAgtagttcttgattaatgtatccttattataatacaacactctTCCACTGAACTACTTATACCATCTTTAATAAAAGTTACGGTAAAAAAACCACCGACGTTCACTCAATTGTTTTTCAATCAACCGTAggactaataaattaatatggcaTCATATATCCGCCATATTGCCATATttgatttatgatataatatgattataatacttaaaaaacatataaaactattttttgtataagaataaggtatattactaTGTTCTCCCCATAATTGGGTCCTtcgtaaattgtatttaataaatcattacatatatttaggATTTCTTCGAGAAATTTCGGGTAGATTTCGTCTTCGTGTAATTTGTctattaatttacctaatacctagaaatataacatattatataaaaaaaattggagtgtctgtttgtaatattaaaataaccgcttttaattaaatgcatatgtatgtatacacggtacatacatAAAccaaaaaagcatttttttcaatttttgactctgtctgtctgtctgtttgttccggctaatctctggaacggctggaccgattttgacgggactttcactggcagatagctcatgtaataaggagtaacataggctacaacaataacattttttgtaaaatttaaacgcgcacgaagtcgcgggcacaactggtatcataataatatcaaattgatGTCGGTCTGAATGTTGTTTGTTCCGAAACGGTTGAACTGATTTCAACGAGACTTTCACTgagatatactttatattttatcgagTGACAtactttcatttcaaataagaattaaggttacaaagaaaaaaaaaggcaaAAATATGCCGCCCCTTCGATTATgagttaaatatgttattaaaattataattattcgtaATTATTTCCATACGCATGGTCAACAAAGTCTGGCAACACTATGAAAGTTACAAAAAGAACCAATTCTTTTAGCTCTTGACCGGTGAGTGACTTTTCTGATAAATCAAGACccaaatattattcaaactcAAGATATATCCGTGATACTTACTTTAGAAATGTCATCACTTATTTCAGAAGTACTCATAACTAATGGGCAGGTTGTGAGGAAACTCATTAAACAATGAGCGGATTCGTTGATCCATAAACTAGAACACTGTGACGCTGGAAGAAAATTGAAGCGCTTGAAAACCTAAACGCGATAAGCCTGAACCAGATGTCAAGAGGCGGCTAAATTCAAGCCAAATTAAAACTTTGCCATTATTATATTAGACGCCGGAGCTGTGCGACTCCTtctttttcgctggaaaaacacTTTTACGCTTTACCCCCACGTCTTCGCCGGCGGAGCGAGTCAACGGAGGCAGTCACTTCAGGCACTCGCTCCGCGGCCCCCTTCTGCGACATAACACTTTCGCAGAAAGAGATCATCTCCTTCCAGCACCGCCGTGTGTGCGACTCTAATGctagtttattttagataaGGCGGTTCACACACATGATGCTATCAGTCTATTACTGGCGCGAATATTGTGCGAACCTAACCAAACGAAGCTCAACTTTAACAAATGGTATGATTTTTGTGAGCAAGACTTAATAGAAGTATTCaagactttaaaattaaatgcacCCAAAATTTTTAATCagagattaaatttttttttctattaatcaaAAACCTTTTAGGAGAATAATGTAACAGTCTATAAATTTTACAGCCGGTAAAGCTTCCTAGTTTTAAGaagtttatgaaatttattccaAGTTACTATACTCGTATAGTGGATACACGTAGATTTCCTCATTAAGTTTTCCTTCATCGAGTTCAAGCATATAACTTAAGCATATGTCAAATGAATTTAGCGTATGCTTGAGTTCAGTATGAGCAAAAACAAGTACACAACCATTATCCTTGGATTGAATTACGCCATATATATGTGAAAACGTCCACGGCGTTAGTGGTAGGTAGGGCTTATGTGCAAACCTATCTAGGTAGGTcacagatattctactgccaaacagcagtactcagtattgttgtgttccggtttgagacagtttaactagaggcacaaggaacataacatcttacttcccaaggttggttggtGATTTCTCAGTGCCAGACAATCCACCTTCCTagcattatgtaaattaaaaatgcaaagTTTTCCATCATCTCACCGCTACCGCCAGAACTCCTCGGTTGAAAACTTCTGTACCCGGAATCGCATTTAGTCaactttctatttaaataatttttaactttatttaattcctcTAAAACTTTAAATGTAACTATTTCAGCTTGAGATTCCGTTAAATCGGAAATTTCTGAACTGTCATTTGAACTATGATCGATTGTCAAGTTTTCTTTGATCCGATCAGATATAGCTAAATTATCAACtttcatataattaacattttctgTATCATCTCtatcagaaataattttattattctttgatATTTGATCATCTAATTCTTTGTCGTGTTTACTAattcttgaattatttaaacTGAATATCTGACTTTCTATATTATACTCGAACTCATCCAATGAAAATGAATTAGCTTTAGATAACATTTCATTTGTATtgattgtgtttttaattacgcTATCAAAATCATTTCTATCCGTTGATGTTGCTTGTATTGAatgatttttagaatatttagattGTGAATTAGAATTTATCgttgaatttgtgtttaaaatatcaaaattgagaGATAAATCAATACTTGTATTTCTTTCACGTGAAATTGTACTTTGAGTTGAGAATTGTGTCGAAAGATCATCGAAATGATTGTTTGATGCGTTTAAGTCAatttttatacgtttattttttagtttttgtccgtcttttaatttagttttcctATCACTTGTCTCGTTTGAtaaacttgttttattatttataatatcattggtAACTTTATTACGTACTCGGTTTGTTAAATTtacgtttgtttttatattttcatcgaTGTTTTCCgttttgtgattattatttgGTCTTAAATCATCCGATTTTGCATTGTTTAAGTATAAATTTGTAGATATAACAAAATCGTCTTGACTTTGACTTATGTGAGTGTTAAAATCTGTATAATCTCTCAATGTGTATAGTTCTGTTTGTCGTGAATCTATTACATTAACATCTATTATAGTTTTAGGAGAGTTGACATTTTCAGTTTCTTTTTCAGTATTGTTTGAAAATTGTTCAGATATTATTTCAGCGTCTATTTGGTTTAATATATCGTTGATAAAATCGATTTTCGATTCTTGCGATCCTTCGTAGTATGTTGATTGGGAATCGTTTGTGTTAATATCTctctataaatacaaatatgattATCTCATGTACATACTTCATAGCAGAACCTGTGGCTTTACCCGCGCTAAATTTATAAAGCTTAACCTGTACATGAATAGTACAGCGCCTGAATTCGATTTCGCCATTCCATCGGATTACAACTGGAGGGGATAGACTGCAATTACCGTGAGCACAATTAATAAGCTAGCCTCTATTATGATAACCAGCGTGATcacatatactaatattataaagaggtaaaatttgtctGTTTGTATGTACGGGATAATCTTCGGAACCAATGAcctaattctaaaataaaatcactcggtataaactatattcatatcattatatcacttggtggtagggctttgtgcacgcccgtctgggtaggtaccacccactcatcagatattctaccgccaaacgacagtactcagtattgttgtgttccggtttgaagggtgattgaggcAGCgttacaggcacgagggatataacattttagttctgaaggttggtggcgcattggcgccaCCAACCATCATTGTCTAtgcgctggtgaccacttaccatcaggtggcccatacccacgtccgccaaactataccATAGAAAGTTAatttctttatcaataaattgcaCGCGTGCGAAACCAAACGGattctattaattttgtttttattttagaacgaAACCCTTTCATTACCTTAAAAGTAAGATCGTCTATATCGTTCAATTCCTTCATATCATTTATCAACGAAGCATTATTAGTTTTTGGTATATCCTCTAAGTTACCAAAATCGAAATTTTTCAATATGGTCACACTGTCGTTACTGACGtcattttcgtttaatttatcgTCTAAATCCGAATCGTTTTCACCAATATCGAAATCACTTTCGCATATCGTGATGTCATTGTCGTTTCGTTCGTCGATTGTTCtcagattatttaaatgatctTCTATAGATATGTTTTGGGGCTTAGTTTTGAGAACTGCTAGTGCAACCGCTAGGCGatatttttcaatgataaaTTGGTCTAGAATGATACTTTTATTGATTGAAGCTGCGGCTGAACACACGCGTGATTTATAAAGCTACATATTGAACAAAATCTGTCAGCCGCAATTTAAGgggtgttttaaataaatttaattgtgtcCTTCTCCTGAATTCAAACTATCACCATACcgaatttcatcgaaatcggttcagcagtttaagcgtgaagaggtaacaaatATACTAGAGAGATACTTTCGCCTTTGTAATATTGGTAAGAACAAACACCGAAAAATATTAACAGGGTTTCttggttttatataaactttgttaGGATGTCGATACACGATAGAAATTATGTACcacaagaaataataaagaacttttataaacatcatcagatattcagaATTTAACCAATTCTCGCCTAAATTGACGAGTTACTTGACTCTAgtatatagaataattaattgaaaattgaatGACCGTACTCATAGATGATGTATTTTAGGAATtagttttacttatttactatgaaaacaaaaacaaaaacttatgaAATGCGATCAAAAGATCAAATCGAGCTATTCCAGGTCCGTATGCCGGTCAGTTAAGGTGGATTTATATTTGTCTGATGTGTCGCGACGTGTCGTGTCGTGACATGATGACTAGTTTTCACTTTTATTTGCCATGTTCTGACACGTCTGACGACATTTTGAAACAATATAGCCATAGCTCTAGGAACGGTGACACGTTTTCAATGTTCTCCCACGAGTCATTCGATTCCAATTCAGATTTCATTGTCTCATTAAAGACCTTGAAAACGACGATGAAAATTTCATCAGTATTTCAGATTGgcgaaataaatcaatttatttaaattgtcgatataaagaaaaaaacgtgACATGACCCCCCGTTCCCCCACCCCTCCGCTCTTACTCAACTGGAATCACGTATTACTAGTATGAACGTTaccatattaaatgtattaaaccgATTCTAACGCGACACGTCACGACACATCAGACAAATACAAATCCACCTTTTGTGCGACACCTAGTCAACGGCAGACGTCGCCTTtaacactattacactttacaaaatactaaaatatgtaaTCATCTATGATTTTTAAGTCCACTGTaagattttattcataaattctaTCAAATgttcctttatatatattttaatacaaacttaCCATAATCAATGGAACTCATTTCTAatatcgtaattattttttaatatttatttttcataaaaacattttgttaaatcTATCTACAAAATCCAACGTAAATTGTTACAAAACTATGTTGAACTTCGcgccatttattttttttaataatttaaattcataggCACCAGTACGATACTATTCATCTCAATTttgtttacgtaaaaaaaaaaatctactattatagtttttcagtcatgaatataattacatattgtttttttttaaataataaaacacttacgacgtttttgaattgaataatattaataattaactaaaatgtatctgatcaaaaaaaaaatataaattttgacaaCCATAAGTCACGTTAaacaataaatgatattttaataaataaaatggtaaaaaaaaataaaatttgtcgtTGTAAATATGGCtttatacacaattttattCGGAATCAGCATATTTATGATAGCTCTCGTGATGgcgatcataaaaaaaatgtattttcattgGAAAGAAGAACATAAAATCGAACGGACGGTTGTAACCACAACTGACAGACCTGGTAAGTAAAGTATAGCGCACattacaactattttttttttaatttatttatgtcgaTTAGTTTGTCAGAATTTTCGGTTTGTGTCACATATGATACAAATCGAGTGATCGGTTGCAAATCTTAGCTctttaatgaattattgtttagaattgcaataaatattattaaagtcaaagtcaaagtcaaaaatctttattcaatatagaagtgtttacacttgtttattgattgtcaaaaatctaccaccggttcggaatttagcacctcggacctgagaagaaccggcgaaagaaacattttttttttttttaatttttttatttttaaatattaattaaagattataatgaaaattcataagcacattattaaattaatacttttaatagtaACTGACAGACTACTGtgcttcttgccggttcttctccgttGAATCTATTTCCCACCGGTGGTAGCTGTACATTTAATTCAGCattgtaattagtaattaatgaacgtgtaccaccttcgtctccatctacactttccatcaggtgagatggaagaaaaacgcctattccattacaactataaaaaaaaaaagaagcacTGTAACTTGATTATTCAAAAGcgtttttatgagcctatttgaataaagaattagaattgttttattttttcagcaGTAAGTATTATGATAAGTCGTGACAAATGTGTACTACGTCGAAGGAGGTACGCAGAGGATGTTGACATTTATGATGTAGTCACCAAGAGCAGTATTAGCTTAACGAAGGAGAACAATTCGAGTCATgctatttaattgttatttgtgtCATATTTGGatgga containing:
- the LOC135194517 gene encoding uncharacterized protein LOC135194517; this translates as MLSKANSFSLDEFEYNIESQIFSLNNSRISKHDKELDDQISKNNKIISDRDDTENVNYMKVDNLAISDRIKENLTIDHSSNDSSEISDLTESQAEIVTFKVLEELNKVKNYLNRKLTKCDSGYRSFQPRSSGGSASQCSSLWINESAHCLMSFLTTCPLVMSTSEISDDISKVLGKLIDKLHEDEIYPKFLEEILNICNDLLNTIYEGPNYGENILNKDEIVQRFLFLNRSLHIIKYSIEKITTILEKTLDNLNDSFEIQHTDKSENICYIFYILEDLLKRNNRYKNLLSQNSSQTSQDEKRILKKSSLTEIWRKKWNLTKTDICEGALEKKCSLTKCSDVLNKIIVQAMEGYSLISFAALQCFNLLQN